The genomic segment TGGAGGGAAACACCGTGCGGAGCTCAGTACGCAGGAGAGCGGTCAGACCGACGAGAGCGCCCGGCAGCACAGGCGTCGGCCGGGGCACGGCGGCGCTTCTCGCCGCTGCCGGGCTGCTGGTGACCGGCATACCGGCCGCGGCCGCTGCCACCGCCGATGTCCCGGCCGCGGCGAGCGGGGTGACCTCCGGCGCCGACACCGACACGCCCGCCCTGGTCGCCGGCCTGCACGAGGAGGTCCCTGCCACCGGCAGCGCCGCCGACGCCGCGCGTACCCACCTCAAGGGGAAGCAGAGCCGCTACCACATAGCGGACACCTCCTCGAAGGACCTGTCGACCGTCAGCACGCAGAGCGAGGGCGGCCGGGAGACCGTACGCCTCCAGCAGAAGTACCAGGGTGTCCCGGTCCTGGGCGGCGAGTACGTCGTCCGTATGGAGAAGAAGAGCGGCAAGCGTGACGTCACCGGCACCTCGGGGAAGTACTTCACCGACCTGAAGCTCGACACCGTCGCCCCCAAGGTCTCGGAGCAGACCGCGATCGACCGTGCCGTCGGCGCCGTCGTCTCGCAGCTGGGCCAGGCACCGCTGAAGCGCACCGCGGCGGGGGAGGGGCCCGTCAAGGCCGGACTGAGCGGCACCACCGACGGCCTGACGATCCTCCCGCAGGGCACCGGCGTGCTGACCCGGCACGTCACCGTCACCGGCGTCAGCCCGGTCGACGGGCAGCCCGTGAAGCAGGAGGTGTACGTCGACGCGCACTCCGGCTTCCCGCTGCTGCAGTACAGCGGCATCAAGACGTTCGGCGCCACGGGTACCGGCACCGCCGCCACGGGGGCGACCGGCGAGGCACCCGAGGCGTCCACGGCAGCGGCCGACCAGCTCGTCGTCAAGGGTTCCGCCGTCCGCTACAACGGCGAGAAGACCGAGGTGAACCTGTACAAGGACACCAAGGGCATCTACCAGATGATCGACTACAGCAAGCGGGCCGCCGACTCCCCGTACGTGGGCCCCATGCTGGCGACCTACGACGCCCGAGGCCGCGAGGTCGCCTCCGCGTCCGGTGCCTGGCCCACCGGGATCAAGACCTTCCAGTCGACGACCCCCGAGCTCGGCGAGGACTTCACCAACTCCGGTGCGGTGGACGCCCACTGGGCGGCGGGCAAGGTCTACGACTACTACAAGAACCACTTCGGCCGGGACAGCCTCGACGGCAAGGACGGCTTCATCTACTCCCTGGTCGGCGTCGTCGCGAACGGCCAGCCGTACAACAACGCCTTCTGGGACGGCACCAAGATGGTGTACGGCCAGGGAGGCGGCGACTACCGCACCTTCTCCGCGGACACCGACGTCGTCGGCCACGAGATGACCCACGGCGTCGTCGAGAACACCGCGAACCTCGTCTACGCGGGCCAGTCCGGCGCCATGAACGAGGCCCTCGCCGACTACTTCGGCAACGCCATCGACCTGGAGGCGAACAACGTCTCCATGGACGACCCGGACGCCGGCCTCCTGGGCGAGGACCTCTGCACCACGCTCGGCCCGCGCGAGTGCGCCCTGCGTGACCTCAACGACGGCGCCACCACCTCGAAGGACTTCGTCGGCGTCACCTACCGCGGTGACAACGGCGGCGTGCACCTCAACTCCACCATCTTCTCCGGCGCCCTGTGGGACATGCGCCAGGACCTCGGCGGCGACCTCGCCGACAAGATCGTCTACCGCGCGCTGTCCGCGTACATGACGCCGCTCGACGGCTTCACCGAGGGCCGCGCCGCGGTCATCGCCGCCGCGCAGGAACTGGGTGTCACCAAGGCCCAGCTGAAGATCGTCAAGCGGTCCTTCGACGCGCACGGCATCGTGCCGGGCTGGGAGAAGGCGCTCGGTGTCGACACCGACACGATCCTGTCCAAGGTCAACGTCTACAACACGGGCGTCGGCGCCGGCGGCGGCAAGTACGCCGTCTCCCGCTCCAACGAGGACGGCAGCGAGCCGTACTCGGTGTGGGTGGGCAACACCTCAGGCCAGGGCACTCCGCAGCTGATGAGCGCCAACAACGGCGACTACAACGTCTACGCGGACACCGACGGCAAGACGGTGGTCTGGGCCGACTACAGCAGCAGCGGCATCAAGATCATGGCGCGGCCGGTCAAGGGCGGCGTCGCGAAGATGGTCGACGCCATCGGCAGCGACGTCTCCGGGCTCGTCGTGGACGGCGACTACGTCGCCTACACCGCGTTCAACCCGCAGTTCGGTGTCACGAACGTCCGGTACGTCAACATGAAGACCGGAGCGGCCGCCCTGGTCGACGGTGGCCGCCCCTACAACGTCTCGGGGCTGCCCTCCGTCGGGGACGGCAAGATCGCCTACGCGAGACTGGCCCCCGACGCGTACGGCAACTTCACGCTCGGTGTCGAGGTCCTCGACACGGCGACCGGCGCCAAGACGGAGATGCCCGTCGCCGACAGCGCCAACACGGTGAGCATCGGCCAGACGGCCA from the Streptomyces sp. NBC_01335 genome contains:
- a CDS encoding M4 family metallopeptidase yields the protein MRSSVRRRAVRPTRAPGSTGVGRGTAALLAAAGLLVTGIPAAAAATADVPAAASGVTSGADTDTPALVAGLHEEVPATGSAADAARTHLKGKQSRYHIADTSSKDLSTVSTQSEGGRETVRLQQKYQGVPVLGGEYVVRMEKKSGKRDVTGTSGKYFTDLKLDTVAPKVSEQTAIDRAVGAVVSQLGQAPLKRTAAGEGPVKAGLSGTTDGLTILPQGTGVLTRHVTVTGVSPVDGQPVKQEVYVDAHSGFPLLQYSGIKTFGATGTGTAATGATGEAPEASTAAADQLVVKGSAVRYNGEKTEVNLYKDTKGIYQMIDYSKRAADSPYVGPMLATYDARGREVASASGAWPTGIKTFQSTTPELGEDFTNSGAVDAHWAAGKVYDYYKNHFGRDSLDGKDGFIYSLVGVVANGQPYNNAFWDGTKMVYGQGGGDYRTFSADTDVVGHEMTHGVVENTANLVYAGQSGAMNEALADYFGNAIDLEANNVSMDDPDAGLLGEDLCTTLGPRECALRDLNDGATTSKDFVGVTYRGDNGGVHLNSTIFSGALWDMRQDLGGDLADKIVYRALSAYMTPLDGFTEGRAAVIAAAQELGVTKAQLKIVKRSFDAHGIVPGWEKALGVDTDTILSKVNVYNTGVGAGGGKYAVSRSNEDGSEPYSVWVGNTSGQGTPQLMSANNGDYNVYADTDGKTVVWADYSSSGIKIMARPVKGGVAKMVDAIGSDVSGLVVDGDYVAYTAFNPQFGVTNVRYVNMKTGAAALVDGGRPYNVSGLPSVGDGKIAYARLAPDAYGNFTLGVEVLDTATGAKTEMPVADSANTVSIGQTAITDDGVYWIEDNDATDTGQAAVRRADLDGSNPVTITPESGDDSLYAYTLTASDDAVTVTTLPPATTWANDTLPKLYQAAPDGKGGVQRVSCNRGDQAYAIADEGQRVLWLDGTTGYTNLVKRDRPAGSC